Below is a window of Perca fluviatilis chromosome 14, GENO_Pfluv_1.0, whole genome shotgun sequence DNA.
GCCAAACTTGTTTCCAAATTCTTTTTTGTATATCGCAGAACACTGCAAAAAGGATACAATATTTAAAGACCTTAAGTCATATTCAAGTACAGTTTTCATAATATTCAATTACACAATTATGCAAATTTGACTGAAATTAATTTTCTTATTAAGAGATTTGTCTTTTGACATTCAATGCCAAATAATTAATTTGAAAGTGCACTCGTCTCAAGAGATTTGTCATTTAAGGTAAAACAATGACATTCAATGCCAAATAATTCATTTGAAAGTGCACTCACCGTATTTATGACTCGTTCTTCAAGGTTTATGTATTCCCTGCTGCTCGGGTCAGTAAGGGCATTTGAGAAAGGTTCTCCTCCCAAGTCTAGTGAGAGGCTGTAAACAGGTTCAAGGGCCAAAGTGATGGGTGCGGCTGTTGAAGATGCGCCTGTTGTAGAAGAAGTTGTTTTAGGTGCAGTTGTcataggtgctgctgttgtacgTGCAGAAGTTGtagctgctgctgttgtaggtgctgcagtatTAGGtacagcagttgttggggcagctgttgttgttgctgcttctgtggttgttgttggagcagctgtcgTTGctacagctgtggttgtcgttgctgcttctgtggttgttgttgctccagccgttgttgttgttggggcagctgtggttgtcgttgctgcttctgtggttgttgttggggcagctgtggttgtcgttgctgcttctgtggttgtagtTGGAGCAggtgtggttgttgttgctgcagctgtgggtGTTATTGGGGAAGCTGTTGTTGTCGTTGTTGCTtttgtggttgtcgttgctgcttctgtggttgttgttggggcagctgtggttgttgttgctgcttctgtggtagttgttggggcagctgtggttgtcgttgctgcagctgtgattgtccctgctgcttctgtggttgttgttggagcagctgttgttgtcgttgctgcagctgtggttgttgttgctgcttctgtggttgttgttggagcagctgtggttgtcgttgctgcttctgtggttgttgttgctgcttctgtggttgtcgttgctgcttcggtggttgttgttgctgcagctgtggttgttgttggggcagctgtggttgtcgttgctgcttctgtggttgttgttggagcagctgtggttgtcgttacTGCAGATGTGGCTTGTCGTTACttcagctgtggttgttggtgctgcttctgtggtagttgttggggcagctgtggttgtcgttgctgcttctgttgttgttgttggggcagctgtggttgtcgttgctgcttctgtggttgtagttggagcagctgtggttgtcgttgctgcagatGTGCTTGTCGTtactgcttctgtggttgttgttgctgctgtggttgttgttggggcagctgtggttgtcgttactgcctctgtggttgttgttgctgcttctgtggttgttgttggggcagctgttgttgtcgttgctgcttctgtggtagttgttggggcagctgtggttgtcgttgctgcttctgtggttgttgttgctgcttctgtggttgttgtggagcagctgtggttgtcgttgctgcttctgtggttgttgttggagcagctgttttagtcattgctgcagctgtggttgttgttgctgcttctgtggttgtcgttgctgcttcggtggttgttgttgctgcagctgtggttgttattggggcagctgtggttgtcgttacTGCCTCTGTAGTTGTTGGTGCCGCTTGTgtggttgttggggcagctgttgttgtcgttgctgcttctgtgattgtcgttgctgcttctgtggttgttggagcagctgtggttgtcgtcgCTGCAGCtttggttgtcgttgctgcttctttggttgttgttggggcagctgtggttgtcgttgctgcttctgtggttgttgttggggaagctgtggttgtcgttgctgcttctgttgttgttattggggcagctgtggttgtcgttgctgcttctgtggttgtagttggagcagctgtggttgtcgttgctgcagctgtgcttGTCGTtactgcttctgtggttgttgttgctgcttctatggttgttgttggggcagctgtgtttgtcgttgctgcttctgtggttgttgttgggagcagctgtggttgtcgttgctgcagctgtggttgttgttgctgcttctgtggttgttgttggggcagctgtggttgtcgttgctgcttctgtggttgttgttggagcagctgtggttgtcgttgctgcagctgtgcttGTCGTtactgcttctgtggttgttgttgctgctgtggttgttgttggggcagctgtggttgtcgttacTGCCTCTGTGGTTGTTGATGCTGCttgtgtggttgttgttggggcagctgttgttgttgttgctgcttctgtggtagttgttggggcagctgtggttgtcgttgctgcagatGTGCTTGTCGTTattgcttctgtggttgttgttgctgctgtggttgttgttggggcagcggttgttgtcgttgctgcttctgtggttgttgttggggcagctgtggttctcgtttgctgcttctgtggttgttgttggagcagctgtggttgtcgttgctgcttctgtggttgttgttggggcagctgtggttgtcgttgctgcttctgtggttgttgttggggcagctgtggttgtcgttgcttcttctgtggttgttgttggggcagctgtggttgtcgttgctgcttctgtggttgttgttggggcagttgtggttgtcgttgcttcttctgtggttgttgttagggcagctgtggttgtcgttgcttcttctgtggttgttgttggggcagctgtggttgttgttgctgcttctgttgttgttgttggggcagctgtggttgtcgttgctgcttctgtggttgtcgttgctgcttctgtggttgttgttggagtagctgtggttgtcgttgctgcgtAGCGcttcgttgctgcttctgtggttgttgttggggcagctgtcgttgtcgttgctgcagatGTGCTTGTCGTtactgcttctgtggttgttgttggggcatctgtggttgtcgttgcttcttctgtggttgttgttggagcagctgttgttgtcgttgctgcttctgttgttgttggggcagctgtggttgtcgttgctgcttctgttgttGTAGTtaaagcagctgtggttgtcgttgctgcttctgtggttgttgttggggcagttgtggttgtcgttgctgcttctgtggttgttgttggggcagctgtggttgtcgttgctgcttctgttgttgttgttggggcagctgtggttgttgttgctgcttctgtggttgttgttggagcagctgtgatTGTCGTTACTggagctgtggttgttgttgctgcttctgtggtagttgttggggcagctgtggttgtcgttgctgcagctgtgattgtcgttgctgcttctgtggttgttgttggggcagctgtggttgtcgttgctgcttctgttgttgttggggcagctgtggttgtcgttgctgcttctgtggttgttgttggggcagttgtggttgtcgttgcttcttctgtggttgttgttggggcagctgtggttgtcgttgctgcttctgttgttgttgttggggcagctgtcgttgtcgttgctgcttctgtggttgtagttaaagcagctgtggttgtcgttgctgcagatGTGCTTGTCGTtactgcttctgtggttgttgttggggcagctgtggttgtcgttgctgcttctgtggtagttgttggggcagctgtggttgtcgttgctgcagctgtgattgtcgttgctgcttctgtggttgttgttggagcagctgtggttgtcgttgctgcagctgtggttgttgttgctgcttctgtggttgttgttggagcagctgtggttgtcgttgctgcttctgtggttgttgttggggcagctgtggttgtcgttgctgcttctgtggttgttgttggggcagctgtggttgtcgttgctgcttctgttgttgttgttggggcagctgtcgttgtcgttgctgctgtggttgttgttgctgcttctgtggttgttgttgagcagctgtggttgtcgttgctgcagctgtggttgtcgttgctgcttctgtggttgttgttgagcagctgtggttgtcgttgctgcagctgtggttgttgttgctgcttctgtggttgttgttggggcagctgtggttgtcgttgctgcttctgtggttgttgttggggcagctgtggttgtcgttgcttcttctgtggttgttgttggggcagctgtggttgtcgttgctgcttctgttgttgttgttggggcagctgtcgttgtTGTTCTTCTGTAGTTGTCGTTGTTgcttctgtgttgttgttgagtAGCTGGTTGGTTGTGCTgctctgtggttgttgttgctgcttctgtggttgttgttggggcagctgtggttgtcgtctAAGCAGATGTTTGTCGTtactgcttctgtggttgttgttggggcagctgttgttttttgtgttgcttcttctgtggttgttgttgagcATTGGTGTTGTTGTTctgcttctgttgttgttggggcagctgtggttgtcgttgctgcttctgtggttgtaaTTAAAGCAGCTGtagttgtcgttgctgcttctggttgttgttgttaggcagctgtggttgtcgttgttgCTCTTGTTGGTTGTTGTTTCATTggttgttgctgcttctgtggttgttgttggggcagctgtggttgtcgttgtttccttctgtggttgttgttagcAGCTGTGGTtttcgttgctgcttctgttgttgttgttggggcagtttGTCGTTGTCGTTGCGCTTCCGGTGGTTGTtaaagcagctgtggttgtcgttgcgcAGTGTGCTTTGTCGTTtcgcttctgtggttgttgttggggcagctgtggttgttgttctgcttctgtggttgttgttaggcagctgtggttgtcgttgctgcagctgtgattgttgctgcttctgtggttgttgttggagcagctgtggttgtcgttgcagCTGTGTTGTTGGTTGCTGCTTCTGGTGGTTGTTGTTGAGCAGCTTCGTAtttcgttgctgcttctgtggttgttgttacgtttgtggttgtcgttgttgctcggtggttgttgttgctgcatctgtggttgttgttggggcagctgtattgtcgttgctgcttctgtggttgttgttgggcgcagcgtggttgtcgttgctgcttctgtggttgttgttgagcAGCTGgtgttgtcgttgctgcttctgttggTTGTTAGCAGCTGTATTGTCGTTGCTTCTGTGGCGTAGTTAgcgcagctgtggttgtcgttgctgcttcttgtggttgttgttggggcagttgtggttgtcgttgctgcttctgtggttgttgttagcagctgtggttgttgttgctgcttgcgttgttgttgttaggcagctgtggttgttgcgcttctgtggttgtagttgacagctgtgattgtcGTTACTGAGCTTCGTGTTGTTgtttgctgcttctgtggttgttgttggggcagctgtggttgtctgCTGCAGCTGTTGTCGTtttgcttctgtggttgttgttggggcagctgtggttgtcgttgttgctgctgttgttgttaggcagctgtggttgtcgttgctgcttctgtggttgttgttggcaGCTTGTGGtttgttgctgcttctgtggttgttgttggggcagctgtggttgtcgttgctgcttctgttgttgttgttggggcagctgtgcgTTGTTAttgcttctgtggttgtagttaaagcagctgtggttgtcgttacTGCAGCGTGCTTGTCGTtactgcttctgtggttgttgttggggcagctgtggttgtcgttgctgcttctgtggttgttgttaggcagctgtggttgtcgttgttCAGCTGTGATTGTCgttgcttctgtggttgttgttgggcagctgtggttgtcgttgctgcagctgtggttgttgttgctgcttctgtggttgttgttgagcagctgtggttgttgttgctgcttctgtggttgttgttgctgctgctgtggttgtcgttgctgctgcggtggttgttgttgctgctgctgtggttgttgttggggcagctgtggttgttgctgttttgtggttgttgttgagcagctgtggttgtcgttactggtagctgtggttgtcgttgctgcttctgtgtgttgttagggcagctgtggttgtcgttgctgcttctgtggttgttgttgggcagctgtggttgtcgttagCTGCAGCTTGATTGTcgttgttgctgcttctgtggttgttgttaggcagctgtggttgtcgttgctgcttctgtggttgttgttggggcagctgtggttgtcgttgcttcttcctgtggttgttgttggggcagctgtggttgttgttgcttcttctgtggttgttgttggggcggctgtggttgtcgttgctgcttctgtggttgttgttggggcagctgtggttgtcgtttgtttctctgtggttgttgttagggcagctgtggttgttgttgtttctttctgtggttgttgttggggcagctgtggttgtcgttgctgcttctgttgttgtttttttagcagcTGTCGTTGTCGTTTTGctgctgtggttgtcgttgctgcttctgtggttgttgttgagcAGCTGTGTTGTCGCGTAcgtgtggttgttgttgctgcttctgtggttgttgttagcagctgtggttgtcgttacTGCAGATGTGCTTGTCGTtactgcttctgtggttgttgttggggcgcTGTAGTTGTCGTTGTTGCTTCCGTA
It encodes the following:
- the LOC120573528 gene encoding cell wall protein DAN4-like, whose product is MAVVRIISMFMFLIAAPTTTTEAATTTTAAPTTTTQAASTTTEAVTTTTAAPTTTTAATTTTEAVTTSTAAATTTTAAPTTTTELLPTTTTEAATTNTAAPTTTIEAATTTTEAVTTSTAAATTTTAAPTTTTEAATTTTAAPITTTEAATTTTASPTTTTEAATTTTAAPTTTKEAATTTKAAATTTTAAPTTTEAATTITEAATTTTAAPTTTQAAPTTTEAVTTTTAAPITTTAAATTTTEAATTTTATTTTEAQHQQPQLK